GTTGGTTGGCTGTGGCTAGTAGGACGCAGGGTTTCAATGCAACCACCTTGATCTACTGCCACATCCACGACAACTGAGCCGGGGTGCATCTGGGTAATCAGGTTGCGACTAACGAGCACCGGTGCACGGCGTCCGGGCACTAAAACTGCACCAATTAACAGGTCAGCTTGCGGGACGCGGGCTTCAATTTCGGCAGGACTGCTGTAGAGCAGTTCAACCCGGGACCCAAACAGTGTCTCCAGTTCAGCTAGCCGCTCAACATTGATATCGACAATCTGGACTTTGGCACCCAGGCCGATCGCCATCTTGGCAGCTTCGGTTCCGACGATCCCGCCACCCAGAATCACCACCGTGCCAGGACTGACACCGGGAACCCCACCTAGTAAAACCCCTCGTCCCCCTTGTTGGCGTTCTAGAAAGCGAGCTCCAAATTGCACCGACAGTCGACCTGCAATCCGGCTCATCGGCATTAACAACGGCAAACTGCCATTGCGGGCGGTGACAGTTTCATAGGCGATCGCGGTCGTTCCGCTGCTGATCAGTCGCTCAGTCAGGGAGCGATCGGCTGCTAAGTGTAAGTAAGTGAACAGGAGTAAGTCCGATCGCAGGTA
The sequence above is a segment of the Synechococcus elongatus PCC 11801 genome. Coding sequences within it:
- the ald gene encoding alanine dehydrogenase, yielding MDIGVPRELKDQEFRVGLSPASVRSLSLQGHQVWIEQGAGVGSGFPDEDYLQAGAKVVATAAEVWQQPLVVKVKEPLPQEYDYLRSDLLLFTYLHLAADRSLTERLISSGTTAIAYETVTARNGSLPLLMPMSRIAGRLSVQFGARFLERQQGGRGVLLGGVPGVSPGTVVILGGGIVGTEAAKMAIGLGAKVQIVDINVERLAELETLFGSRVELLYSSPAEIEARVPQADLLIGAVLVPGRRAPVLVSRNLITQMHPGSVVVDVAVDQGGCIETLRPTSHSQPTYVEAGVVHYGVPNMPGAVPWTATQALNNSTLPYVQAIAAHGLGSLDRDSGLAEGLNVAQGQIAHPAIAAAFPDLPHR